AACGTTTGAAGCTTTTATCCATGCATGTGGATTGTACCAAAAAGTCAACACATAAGTGTTGGCTTTTGGTTTTTTGATATGTTGGTTGAGCCAAGCCAGCAAGTAAAGTTCTGGATAGACACGTAAATTAAGATGAAGGCAAGTAATTAAGTAAAAGTGGCAAGTAAACTTCAAGATCGGCAAGTAAATTTCCGACACTGTCCAGTAAAATCCCAACATTAAGAGTAAACACGGCTAGGAATCTCTCGTCTTAGATATGAAACGTCGTCAATACAACAAAATTGGCCTATATCTAATTGAGTTACTCACAAAAAACAAAAGAGACAGCCATAAAGCTGTCTCTATCACTTCATCCTTTGTTGACCGTGGAAAAAATGTACTACTTTCAAATGGCAGTTCGAAAAAACTTACCCTACTTTTTTAACCCCCGTTTGTTCTAATTGGTCGGCACGTACAAAACGATCAGTAATGGCTGTTAGGGCACCGTCGCCAGTTACGTTACATGCTGTTCCGAAGCTATCTTGTGCTAAGTAAAGGGCAATCATTAAAGAAAGCATTGTGGAATCAAATCCGAGCATCGATTCAAGAAGCCCTAAAGCGGCCATGACAGCACCACCCGGAACACCAGGAGCGGCAATCATCGTAATCCCAAGCATTAATATAAATGGGAATAACGTACCGAACGCTGGGACTTCTCCTTGCAATAACATAACCGCCATCGCACAGCTTGTTAGTGTAATCGTACTACCAGATAAATGAATGGTCGCTAATAACGGAACGGAAAAATCGGCCACTCGTTCTTTAACTCCTAATGTTTTTGTATGTTTCAATGTGACCGGAATCGTTGAAGCGGAGGACTGGGTACCAAGCGCTGTAAAATAGGCTGGTAACATCTTTTTCAACATACCAAATGGATTTTTTTGACGTAAGGAGCCAGCAACAGAATATTGAATCAATATATATACAAAATGAAGAACGATAATCATGACAAACACTTTGGCGAAAACGCTCATAATGGCTCCTACTTGTCCTCCATTGGTCATATTGGCGAAAATACCAAAAATATGAAGCGGTAATAATGGAATAATCACGCGATCAATTAATTTTTCGATGATGTCTCTGAAATCATTAAGTACTCGTTGTAACGTATCCCCTTTAATAGCCGCTAATCCAAGACCAAGCGTAAACGCAATAAGAAGTGCCGTCATAACCCCCATAATTGGCGGCATGTCCACCGTAAAATATGGTTCGAGCAATACTTTTTCTGGATTCTCGAACTCTCCATGGGTCGTTTGATTGGCTAAAAGAGTTGGGTATAACGTTTTAGCTGCAAAAAAAGCTAACAATCCTGCCCCAACCGTTGATCCATATGCAATACTTGTTGTCAATCCAAGTAGTTTACCAGCTTCTTTTCCCATTGTGCCAATACCCGGTGCAATGAACCCGATGATAATTAACGGGATGGCAAATCCTAAGAAACTACCAAATAAACTATTAAATGTGGCAAACAGTCGAATTCCCCATTCGGGAATGACTAATCCTGCTCCGATCCCTAGAGCAATTGCTAAAATGATTCTAGGGAGTAGTCCAATACGTTTCATGGTACTGTCCTCCTTAAAAGAACAACTGTATTTTATAGGTGGATTATACAAGGTTTATCCATGAGTGTTAAGAGGAAAAAATATATACGGAATAGCAAATAAATTAGAAAAATTCAGTTAAATAAACGTTTGTTTAAATTCAAAGTAGCAAAACAACCTAAAGACGGCATACTAATAAAGAAAGCTGCCTAGAAATAATTTTTTAAGAGTAAGAGAAAGAGTCTCCTACTTGGCATGGAAAGTGTTAAAATAGAGTCATCTCAAGAAATATTGGAGGTTCCTTATGAAAACGAAACTCTGTTTATTATATGGTGGAAAATCTGCTGAACATAAAGTATCTTTACAAACAGCAAAAGCGGTCATCCAAGCGTTGGATCCGGACAAATATGAAATTCATCCTGTTTATATTGATACAGAAGGGGCTTGGATTAAAGGTCCTCAACTGAGCGGACCAGTGGAGGATGTAAAAGCCCTCGTATTCTCCAAAGGAAACGAAATTGTCCCAACGGAGTTATCCGTCACTGTTGGTTCTTCTCTGTCCGATGAAAAAGGCTATGATGTCATCTTCCCTCTTTTACACGGACCAAATGGGGAAGACGGAACCGTACAAGGAATGCTTGAACTATTAAATTTACCGTACGTTGGTAATGGAGTGTTAGCTTCCGCGGCAGGCATGGATAAAGTGATTATGAAGAATTTATTCGACCAAGCTGGTTTACCGCAAGTAGACTATGTTTGGTTTATAAAAAGCACGTGGAAAGCCAATCGCGAACTAGCGTATGAACAAGTAGAGCGCCGTCTTGGCTATCCGTGCTTTGTCAAACCAGCCAATCTCGGTTCAAGCGTCGGAATTAGTAAATGTAACAACCGCGAAGAATTAGACAAAGCGTTTGAAGAAGCGTTCCAATTTGACCGAAAAATTATTGTTGAACAAGGCGTTCAAGCACGGGAATTAGAGGTCGGATTATTAGGAAATGACCATCCAGAATGTTCGGTGGTCGGAGAAATTGTTCCGAAAAAAGAATTTTACGATTACAAAGCGAAATATGAAGATGGAGATACCGCATTAATTATTCCGGCAGAGATTCCGGAAGAAGTGGCCAAGGAAATGAAAGAAATGGCCATTCGTGCATTTAAAGCCCTTGACTGTTCGGGTTTAGTTCGGGCAGACTTCTTCTTGACAAAAGATGGAAAACTTTTAATAAACGAAGTAAATACGATGCCGGGATTTACGCCGTTTAGTATGTTCCCTTTACTTTGGAAGCATACAGGAGTAGAATATCCTCAACTCATTGAAAAGCTTATTCAGCTTGCCATCGAGCGGTACGAAGAAAAACAAGAGATTAAACACACAATGGATGAATAAGGGGTGAACTCGGCAGTGGCCGAGTTTTCTTTTTCACCCCTTAAACTTGGAAAGGAGAAGGAAAATGATACGACGAACAATTGGTCAAATTGCCCATATGATTCCCGTACAAAATGATGTGTCAGCGTATTCAATGATCGAAATTCATGGAGTGTCAATCGACTCAAGAAAAATTGAAAAAGGAAATTTGTTCATTCCATTCCAAGGGGAAAAAGTTGATGGACATCAATTTGTTGAAGATGCCTTTAGAAAAGGAGCAGCCGCATCGCTGTGGAAAAAAGACGTACCGAATCCGCCAAAAGATGTACCGATTTTGATGGTGGACGACCCGTTACACGCGTTGCAGGAACTTGCTCGTGCTTATCGAAATGAACTCCAAACAAAGGTTGTCGGTATAACAGGTAGTAATGGAAAAACGACGACGAAAGATATGACAGCGTCTCTACTTTCACGCAAATACCGGGTCCAAAAAACAGAAGGGAACTTTAACAATCATATCGGATTGCCTTTAACCATCTTATCCTTAAGGGAAGATACAGAAGTTGCGGTCATTGAAATGGGAATGAGTGCAAAAGGGGAGATCTCTTTCTTAACGAAATTAGCTCGACCAGAAGTGGCCATTATTACGAATATTGGGGAATCGCATTTACAAGATCTAGGCTCAAGAGAAGCGATTGCTGATGCGAAATTAGAAATCGTAGAAGGACTACCGAAAGACGGTCTTCTCCTTTACTTCGGTGATGAGCCTCTCCTTCGTGAACGCGTACAGAACATGAAACAGGTTCGTACAAAAACGTTTGGTAAAATGTCAACGAATGACGTGTATCCGACGTTTAATGAGCAAAAAGGGCTTGGAACGGTTTTTTCTATCAACCGCCAACCAAACGAGCAATTTTTCCTTCCTGTTCTTGGGGCTCATAATTTAATGAACGCTTTAGCCGCGATGATGGTGGCCGAAGAGTGGAACATTTCATTTACGGAGATGAAAAAAGGTCTAGAAAACCTTCAGTTAACAAAAATGCGCATGGAATTATTAGAAGGAAAAAATGGTGCGAAATGGATTAACGATGCATACAATGCGAGTCCTACTTCCATGAAAGCAGCGATTCAATTACTGGAATCTCTCCAAGGATTTGAGCGAAAAATTGTTGTACTTGGGGATATGCTAGAACTAGGGCCACAAGAAAAAGAATTTCATTTCCAAGTTGGAAAAAGTATCGATCCTAATCGCATAGACTATGTGTTTACGTACGGAGAATTAGCTGCATTCATTTCAAATGGCGCGAAAGAACAGTTTCCTTCCGATCGTGTGCTTTCGTTCAACGATAAAACAGAGTTAATCAATCACTTAAAACATGTGGTAAAGGCCAATGATGTCATTCTCGTGAAAGCATCGCGAGGAATGCGTTTAGAAGAAGTTGTACAAACGTTTGTTTAAAAAAACAACAGCTTGGCAAAACCGAGTTGCTGAGGCTGTTCTTTTCTAAGGAGGCTGGCATTTTGATTGGTTGTTTATGTCTTCATGGATTTACCGGAGCTCCTTATGAAGTTCAACCATTAGCCGAATACTTAAAGGAACATACCGATTGGAAAATCGTTGTACCAACGCTTCCAGGACATGGAGAGGAGTTACAATTAAAAGGGGTGACCTATCACGATTGGCTACAACATGCGGATGAAGAACTAACTCGTTTAAAAGAGGAATGTGATCACGTGTACTTAATAGGCTTTTCCATGGGAGGGTTAATTGCCGCCTATTTAGCTACGAAATACGATGTTCAAAAACTTGTCTTATTAAGCGCCGCTGCCTATTATATAAACCCCTCACAATTAAAAGAAGACGTCCTCATGATGGTGAAAGACTCGGTTCGAGGAAAACTTCATGAAAATGAATTGTTTCATCGATACAAAAAGAAAATCGTTGCGACTCCTTTATCAGCGACGATAGAATTTCGAAAATTAGTGAAGTTTGTACGACCGAAATTACGCCACGTAACCATTCCGACACTGATTGCTCAAGGGGAATGTGACGGCATCGTTCCGGTAAAAAGCGCCCAGTATTTGTATGAACGTATCGGTTCTCCAAAAAAAATATTATTTTACTCCAAAAAGGCAAATCATCATATTTGCCATAGTGAAGATTGCGAAGAATTATTTCAAGCGGTGTTAAATTTCCTTCGTGAAAGCATGTAAGAAGTCTGACATGAAAACGTTACATTGAAATCATATGGAATAAATGGTAACATAACGATAACATCTTATGTATTTTTTGAGATACAAGTGGTTTCACTTGTATTTTCATCAATCGCTCTTCTTCGGAAGAGTATCTTTTTTTGATTTGAAAACGTTCTAGTATTCGCTTGTATTGAAGGCTCGGTCCAACCCGAGTTTTCTTTTTAGTAAATCGAGAGCATCATAAGATGATTGACGAATGATTAAAGGAGATTGAGTAACATTGACGAAGTTTTCAGCATTAAATATTAGCCCGACTGTATTAAAATCCATTCGCCGAATAGGCTTTGAAGAGGCCACCCCAATCCAAACAGGAACGATCCCTCTTGGGCTTGAAGGGAAAGATATTATTGGCCAAGCACAAACAGGGACAGGAAAAACCGCGGCGTTTGGTATTCCGTTAGTGGAAAAAATTAATGTCAAAGAACCAGTTGTGCAAGGAATTGTCATCGCACCAACGAGAGAACTAGCCATTCAAGTATCGGAAGAACTTTATAAAATTGGATCCGATAAAAAAGTCCGTGTATTAGCAGTTTTTGGCGGACAAGATATTCAACGGCAAATTCGAGCGATGAAAAAACGTCCGCATATCATTGTTGGGACACCTGGCCGGTTGCTTGACCATATCCGCAGGCATACGTTAAAGTTGGACCGAGTTCATACGGTGGTTTTAGATGAAGCGGACGAAATGTTAAATATGGGATTTATTCATGATATTGAAGCGATTTTTTCCCATTGCCCTGACGACCGACAAACCTTATTATTCTCAGCAACGATGCCTGAACCGATTAAAAACATGGCGAAAAAATTTATGAAAGACCCGGAAATGGTTCGTGTACAAGCGAAGGAAGCGACCGTTCCTCAAATTGCGCAATACTATATTCGCGTGCAAGAAAAAGAAAAATTTGATGTTTTATCACGCTTATTAGATGTTCAATCCCCAGAATTGGCCATCGTTTTTGGGCGTACGAAGCGTCGTGTAGATGAGTTAGCGAAGGCGTTGAATATTCGTGGTTATTTAGCGGAAGGAATTCATGGTGACTTGAGCCAAACGAAACGGTTATCTGTGTTAAAAAAATTTAAAGAAGGCCGAATCGACGTGTTAGTAGCAACGGACGTCGCTGCGCGTGGGTTAGATATTTCGGGAGTCACTCACGTTTATAACTTTGACATTCCGCAAGATCCGGAAAGCTACGTGCATCGTATTGGGCGGACGGGTCGAGCGGGGAAAGAAGGGGTGGCAATGACGTTTGTCACTTCCCGTGAAATGGGCTACTTAAAAACTGTGGAGCAAACGATTAAGAAACGAATGATGCCGCTACGTCCGCCAACATGGGATGAGGCGCTTGAAGGGCAGCAACGTTTGGCGAAAGACCGTTTAATCAAAACAATAAACGAAGGTACCATTCAAGAATACGAAGCGGTCGCGAAAGAGCTGTTAAATGAGAATGATGCCCTTTCTATCGTTGCCGCTGCGTTAAAACTGTTAACGAAAGAACCAGACAACACACCAATTCAATTAACAGAAGAATCACCACTACCGAAGAAGAAAGAGCAAAAATACGAATTCCAAAGAAAGCCCCAAACAAGAAAAGGCGGAAAAAAAGAATTTGTCGGAAGCCGCCGAAGATAATCCATTTAAACTTGGCTGACCTTAAACTTGAAGGTCAGCTTTTTTCGTATTATCAATTGAACCGAAAATAAGAGCGTTCAAATTTACAAAAAGATCACCGAATCTCTTTAGCTATTTATCCGTAAATAATTACGGATGAAGAGTGTAAAATGTTGTAAAATAGAAGAAGCGTCAAAGTTAGTGAAGGAAAGTGAGGAGTATGGATGTGAGAGGAGAACCAACCAATCGAATTTCGACGAAAGCATTGAACGTTTGGCGAATTTCCAATGCTTTTTCCGCATTGATTCCATGGGTAGTATTTGGCGGGCTTCTTGCCATGTATTATATTTTCCAATGGCCGCTATGGATTAGTGGAATTGCGCTTATCATCGCCTTTCTTTATACCATTCTTGCTGTTTTTTTATTTCCAAAATTACGGTGGAAGCGATGGCGTTATGAAGTAAGAGACCATGAAATTGAAATTCAACGTGGTGTCTTTATCATTAGTCGCACAATAGTCCCCATGGTTCGCGTCCAACATGTTGATACTGTTCAAGGCCCGATTTTACGAAAATACGACTTAGCAACGGTGTTAATATCAACTGCAGCAACGGTTCATGAAATTCCCGCACTCGATATTAAAGAAGCGGATGAACTTCGACATACGATTTCTATGCTGGCAAGGGTGGCGAAAGAAGATGTCTAGCACGAAACGTTTACATCCGATTTCAGCTGTTTATGAATTATTAAAAATGTTAAAAGAGCTTATTATTCCTATTTTGTTTTTTCTTTTTGTCGGAGAAGATGGAACAACATGGGATAAAATTTCGTTTTGGGCGTCCATGGCCATTATTGTATTTGTGTTTGCAAGCGGCATTTTAAAATGGCTTCGGTTTACATATCGAGTAGAAGAGGGAGAAATCCGAATTGAATCAGGGGCGATTATTCGAACTAAAAGGTACATTCCGTTAGAACGGATTCAAAGTTTAAGTTATACGGAAGGGATTTTACATCGACCGTTTGGATTAGTAAAAGTAAAAATCGAAACCGCTAGTGCTGGAGCTGAAGCGGAAGCAGAGCTAACAGCCATTACAAAAGCAGATGCGGAGGAATTACAACGTATCATTGCTTCTCAAAAAGAGCATGCTCAATCGGAAACGAAAACAGGAGAAGAAACTAAAAAACTTGAAAACGATTCAACGATCGTGTATCAAATGACACCAAAAGAGCTTTTAATTATGGCTAGTACATCAAGTGCAATTGGGGTGATTCTTTCCGCTTTTTTTGCTTTATACACCCAGGTGGAACAATTTCTTCCATTAGATTGGTTGTACGATGAGTTAGAGCAGTTGGTTCGTAGCGGGCTTGTAATACTCGCGATTATTTCTATTTTAGGATTGGTCAGTGCATGGGCGTTTGGAATTGTCTTAACCTTTCTTAAATATGGGAATTTTACCGTTAAAAAAGAACGAAATGACGTCATTATCTCTAGAGGGTTATTAGAAAAAGTTTCAATTACCATCCCGATTGAGCGGGTACAAGGAGTAGTTTTTGTTGAAGGAATTCTCCGACAGCCTTTCGGATTTACTTCAGTGAAGCTCGAAAGCGCTGGTGGGGAAGGAAATGAAAAAGATCAAACTGAAAAGGTGATGATTTTACCGTTTATTCATAAAAAACGAGTCGTACCGATTTTACAACAATTATTGCCGGATTACGAGTTTGACGTTCCGTTACAGGCAGTATCCGTGAAAGCAAAAAGACGGTATATGATCCGCGAAGCGTTCAAAACCGTGCCTTTTGTAATTGCATTATCAACTATTTTTTGGCCTTATGGTCTATTTTCTCTGCTACTTCTTGTTCTAGCAGGGGGCTTTGGGTATATAAAGTATAAAGATGCTGGATGGCACGTAACGGCAACCCAACTAACCACTCGCTCAAGGGTGCTCGCTCGCCAAACTTTTTTCATGAAAAAAAATCGTATTCAGTCGATGGAACTGAAACAAGGATGGCTACAACGACGGAAAGAGCTTGTCAGTGTAACGTCAACCATCCGTTCTGGAGTTTTAGCGGAAGTTGGAAAAGTCGTCGATATGGAGATGGAGGACGGTTTTTATGTTTATGAATGGTACCGTCCGAGAAAAGAACACCAGGAGTACAAGCTTGAAGAGCCCCACTTTAAGATAGGCGATGAACAAAAAAGCTGACTCTTCAATACGAGAGAAGAGTCAGCTTTATTAATAACTTACTTTTTATTCCAAAACCAGCCGATACCGAAGCCAGCGAGTAATCCAGACATATGGGCCGTG
The sequence above is a segment of the Bacillus sp. (in: firmicutes) genome. Coding sequences within it:
- a CDS encoding DEAD/DEAH box helicase, translating into MTKFSALNISPTVLKSIRRIGFEEATPIQTGTIPLGLEGKDIIGQAQTGTGKTAAFGIPLVEKINVKEPVVQGIVIAPTRELAIQVSEELYKIGSDKKVRVLAVFGGQDIQRQIRAMKKRPHIIVGTPGRLLDHIRRHTLKLDRVHTVVLDEADEMLNMGFIHDIEAIFSHCPDDRQTLLFSATMPEPIKNMAKKFMKDPEMVRVQAKEATVPQIAQYYIRVQEKEKFDVLSRLLDVQSPELAIVFGRTKRRVDELAKALNIRGYLAEGIHGDLSQTKRLSVLKKFKEGRIDVLVATDVAARGLDISGVTHVYNFDIPQDPESYVHRIGRTGRAGKEGVAMTFVTSREMGYLKTVEQTIKKRMMPLRPPTWDEALEGQQRLAKDRLIKTINEGTIQEYEAVAKELLNENDALSIVAAALKLLTKEPDNTPIQLTEESPLPKKKEQKYEFQRKPQTRKGGKKEFVGSRRR
- a CDS encoding D-alanine--D-alanine ligase, with amino-acid sequence MKTKLCLLYGGKSAEHKVSLQTAKAVIQALDPDKYEIHPVYIDTEGAWIKGPQLSGPVEDVKALVFSKGNEIVPTELSVTVGSSLSDEKGYDVIFPLLHGPNGEDGTVQGMLELLNLPYVGNGVLASAAGMDKVIMKNLFDQAGLPQVDYVWFIKSTWKANRELAYEQVERRLGYPCFVKPANLGSSVGISKCNNREELDKAFEEAFQFDRKIIVEQGVQARELEVGLLGNDHPECSVVGEIVPKKEFYDYKAKYEDGDTALIIPAEIPEEVAKEMKEMAIRAFKALDCSGLVRADFFLTKDGKLLINEVNTMPGFTPFSMFPLLWKHTGVEYPQLIEKLIQLAIERYEEKQEIKHTMDE
- a CDS encoding PH domain-containing protein, which codes for MSSTKRLHPISAVYELLKMLKELIIPILFFLFVGEDGTTWDKISFWASMAIIVFVFASGILKWLRFTYRVEEGEIRIESGAIIRTKRYIPLERIQSLSYTEGILHRPFGLVKVKIETASAGAEAEAELTAITKADAEELQRIIASQKEHAQSETKTGEETKKLENDSTIVYQMTPKELLIMASTSSAIGVILSAFFALYTQVEQFLPLDWLYDELEQLVRSGLVILAIISILGLVSAWAFGIVLTFLKYGNFTVKKERNDVIISRGLLEKVSITIPIERVQGVVFVEGILRQPFGFTSVKLESAGGEGNEKDQTEKVMILPFIHKKRVVPILQQLLPDYEFDVPLQAVSVKAKRRYMIREAFKTVPFVIALSTIFWPYGLFSLLLLVLAGGFGYIKYKDAGWHVTATQLTTRSRVLARQTFFMKKNRIQSMELKQGWLQRRKELVSVTSTIRSGVLAEVGKVVDMEMEDGFYVYEWYRPRKEHQEYKLEEPHFKIGDEQKS
- a CDS encoding UDP-N-acetylmuramoyl-tripeptide--D-alanyl-D-alanine ligase: MIRRTIGQIAHMIPVQNDVSAYSMIEIHGVSIDSRKIEKGNLFIPFQGEKVDGHQFVEDAFRKGAAASLWKKDVPNPPKDVPILMVDDPLHALQELARAYRNELQTKVVGITGSNGKTTTKDMTASLLSRKYRVQKTEGNFNNHIGLPLTILSLREDTEVAVIEMGMSAKGEISFLTKLARPEVAIITNIGESHLQDLGSREAIADAKLEIVEGLPKDGLLLYFGDEPLLRERVQNMKQVRTKTFGKMSTNDVYPTFNEQKGLGTVFSINRQPNEQFFLPVLGAHNLMNALAAMMVAEEWNISFTEMKKGLENLQLTKMRMELLEGKNGAKWINDAYNASPTSMKAAIQLLESLQGFERKIVVLGDMLELGPQEKEFHFQVGKSIDPNRIDYVFTYGELAAFISNGAKEQFPSDRVLSFNDKTELINHLKHVVKANDVILVKASRGMRLEEVVQTFV
- a CDS encoding dicarboxylate/amino acid:cation symporter, whose product is MKRIGLLPRIILAIALGIGAGLVIPEWGIRLFATFNSLFGSFLGFAIPLIIIGFIAPGIGTMGKEAGKLLGLTTSIAYGSTVGAGLLAFFAAKTLYPTLLANQTTHGEFENPEKVLLEPYFTVDMPPIMGVMTALLIAFTLGLGLAAIKGDTLQRVLNDFRDIIEKLIDRVIIPLLPLHIFGIFANMTNGGQVGAIMSVFAKVFVMIIVLHFVYILIQYSVAGSLRQKNPFGMLKKMLPAYFTALGTQSSASTIPVTLKHTKTLGVKERVADFSVPLLATIHLSGSTITLTSCAMAVMLLQGEVPAFGTLFPFILMLGITMIAAPGVPGGAVMAALGLLESMLGFDSTMLSLMIALYLAQDSFGTACNVTGDGALTAITDRFVRADQLEQTGVKKVG
- a CDS encoding PH domain-containing protein; translated protein: MRGEPTNRISTKALNVWRISNAFSALIPWVVFGGLLAMYYIFQWPLWISGIALIIAFLYTILAVFLFPKLRWKRWRYEVRDHEIEIQRGVFIISRTIVPMVRVQHVDTVQGPILRKYDLATVLISTAATVHEIPALDIKEADELRHTISMLARVAKEDV
- a CDS encoding alpha/beta fold hydrolase, with translation MIGCLCLHGFTGAPYEVQPLAEYLKEHTDWKIVVPTLPGHGEELQLKGVTYHDWLQHADEELTRLKEECDHVYLIGFSMGGLIAAYLATKYDVQKLVLLSAAAYYINPSQLKEDVLMMVKDSVRGKLHENELFHRYKKKIVATPLSATIEFRKLVKFVRPKLRHVTIPTLIAQGECDGIVPVKSAQYLYERIGSPKKILFYSKKANHHICHSEDCEELFQAVLNFLRESM